In Chitinophaga nivalis, a single genomic region encodes these proteins:
- a CDS encoding FG-GAP-like repeat-containing protein, with protein MGARFSSDPALLRSADGGKTFKLVYFRPVSAGDNTIRIKHVPGTDTIYTYGSDVSISTDRGLTWKFVGKYSAINNNEELFLFEGNPIYVYTKGDYYSPLLYKKTDAGFQKIELPRWWSYVDLQMVSPTKGYAFVRGPAQRNQFYRTVDGAATWTEVVNNGEPLDSIVETVMINDQQGYGRGYGNKLYKTMDGGATWLRIIRKMAGPEPINSSFVRWKFTGTNYCWIARHQVLEGTTNGGGLGLRECSISSFSPAAARKGASFIVSGDNFSMIDSVTLGGVKAAAWQVLDKTKLRVTVGEGASGDVIIYTPVNTVTLGGFRAYPAVSDIYPKTGTTNTRVTIAGTNVNSITQIKVGNVLARGITKLDNNNLQFSVPYTTNGTIQIISPDTVITLHNFTYRCRPTINSVTPLEGPAGSIVTITGTGFSRTSDSNKVCFGTLRANIVSSSTTEIKVKVPAGAAYAPISVANGFLTGSSAAAFSVTFPNGGKLNPNTFAAPRDLNPGNALTRPGKAVTADFDGDGKPDLIVADRTSNAVVISGNNSNGADISFQDQLTLHVGPAGANGLYKVIPADINSDGKIDFSIANLNNKSTYIYLNKSTPGNFSFEAVPPIAGVVLDVADINQDGRLDLLQSVNGTGVIRSNKSEADTFAFEENTHLVDKYFSTATPNAITIPLSGRAVPTVIFYDANTGEANMYRNNSLPDSLGFQFIYFSGNNITGDPIAGDGNKDGFFDLGVHSKYSVNVSYSTGRFGQPAELNWLFGTSINDAYQVSLQDMDGDGKADIIHGRKGTNKIYLYHNTFEEGTTTPAFSDATALDINSSGPYFTLADLNGDGRKDMIILDTVRNTLILYQNNASRRPYIIDFSPTVGKTGDTIRMRGVNFGGTTRVMLGNRQAPYFKVENDGAIRFSIGDEFNGEISVTNPSGSDTIRNFEFARVPRISSLSPSSGPVGTEVTIKGSNFSPIATENNVNFGGVAATVISATDSSIKVKVPAYTSTASIIVTTNGRMGEYTDLFKVTFSGPRNGFSIATFDLNLRLNGRGNGTLMDMDNDGKQDIITHDNDNLILHHNNSTPGKMLFDAPFFISIRGDGSLNPVRDTFVPGITFNPPLPLSNPAVMDLNNDGKADIVIFNPDDNMLYVYLNNSTHHNFSFKTPYKVSSPEAYSLSIHDFDGDGKPDIIHALNTGFRVFRNISKDSFSLAPGQAMVSFRDANSKNLAWGDINLDGKLDAMDGEIAYYNRSVPGKLEIWGPGITGFKRAVTALYDLNNDGAPDRVVVEGDNGGRIYEELSLYKNDIPAGINDDHTTIFTYQNGTPVYHWANQLAAGDFDGNGMTDFILNHTYYDGYNELLENASTADTLKLLKPVPVKVGPDGAGSAAVGDLDGDSKPDLVIFGNSDCGSWVCRNRYDEVINIKVCSNSDTSITSLATGSNYQWQIRKTTGDFINLVADTVYADVLKQKLIIKKTPENLTGYTYRCLVDGKTQEMFGLEVTPNTHPSLSLQNIMGESFCPGQAITLNATATNAGTTPVFQWFIDDSIRFDSTGPLFRCDTFTRAHSVHVRLISKGVCPDKAFLESQKEKFSPHSNAFMKATLEANSTVVCKSNDTDRFVFDASINIMGAGDGPVYKWYYNGSFLPGEVTSTLTKTGVQQGDSIHFIVTPTSGVCIAGKEFRSNTVKITPGSQLAANAKLSYSPPLISCIATLKPVLFTSKTVEKGSTVSFYSSNGQGAFWLMISKPFYADSLLFYPGVPEKDVTLQYFCKVTPPTGSCQQPFITDTLNITHLKPVKLEVKTDGDDLVALNAWPGSTYLWKDATIDTTSNPAINTGLLNRFTPSTSGIYYVIAVNGACATQSDYTTFVKPAPRVEIPILKPNPVQNSLVIGNISPADNWATLEILDSYGNVQMPAVTVSGMTSVTIDVSKLNDGMYYAVLKNSSGKNQTIRFIKMK; from the coding sequence GTGGGTGCCAGATTTAGTTCTGATCCGGCCCTGCTGCGATCTGCCGACGGAGGTAAAACTTTTAAACTGGTGTATTTCAGACCAGTCAGTGCGGGCGATAACACAATTAGAATAAAACACGTACCTGGTACGGATACCATCTATACTTATGGATCAGACGTATCAATAAGTACAGACAGGGGATTAACGTGGAAGTTCGTCGGTAAATACAGTGCCATCAATAATAACGAGGAGCTGTTTCTGTTCGAAGGCAATCCCATATATGTTTACACTAAGGGAGATTATTACAGCCCACTCCTTTACAAAAAAACAGATGCAGGCTTTCAGAAAATTGAACTGCCGCGGTGGTGGAGTTATGTAGATTTACAGATGGTTTCACCTACAAAAGGGTATGCTTTTGTAAGAGGGCCTGCCCAGCGTAACCAATTTTATAGGACGGTGGACGGAGCGGCCACCTGGACAGAGGTAGTAAATAACGGTGAACCGCTGGATTCAATAGTGGAAACGGTCATGATAAATGATCAGCAGGGGTATGGGCGTGGCTATGGAAATAAGTTGTATAAAACAATGGATGGAGGGGCCACCTGGCTGCGCATAATCAGAAAAATGGCCGGGCCTGAGCCGATTAACAGCAGCTTTGTACGTTGGAAATTTACCGGAACCAATTATTGCTGGATTGCCCGCCATCAGGTACTGGAAGGCACCACGAATGGAGGTGGTTTGGGGCTTAGAGAGTGCAGTATCAGTAGTTTTTCTCCCGCAGCTGCCAGGAAGGGGGCATCCTTTATCGTCAGCGGAGATAATTTTAGTATGATCGATTCCGTTACGCTTGGTGGTGTAAAAGCTGCCGCCTGGCAGGTACTCGATAAAACAAAACTACGCGTAACGGTGGGTGAAGGTGCCTCCGGCGACGTCATCATATACACGCCTGTAAATACTGTTACGCTGGGAGGATTCAGAGCTTATCCGGCTGTATCTGATATCTACCCTAAAACCGGTACTACCAATACCCGGGTAACGATAGCTGGAACGAATGTCAATAGTATCACTCAGATAAAGGTAGGTAATGTATTAGCGAGAGGAATCACAAAGCTGGATAATAATAACCTGCAGTTCTCTGTACCCTACACCACCAATGGAACGATACAAATCATCAGCCCCGACACAGTAATTACCCTGCATAATTTTACGTACAGGTGCCGGCCAACTATCAATAGTGTGACTCCACTGGAAGGTCCCGCAGGTTCCATTGTGACTATTACCGGTACTGGTTTCAGTCGTACCTCCGATAGTAATAAGGTATGTTTTGGAACACTGCGTGCAAACATTGTATCTTCCAGTACTACCGAAATAAAGGTAAAAGTGCCGGCGGGAGCGGCTTATGCTCCGATAAGCGTAGCCAATGGATTCCTGACAGGATCCTCCGCTGCTGCATTTAGTGTTACATTTCCCAACGGCGGAAAGCTTAATCCGAACACTTTCGCTGCTCCCAGAGATCTGAATCCCGGGAATGCACTGACCCGGCCGGGAAAAGCAGTAACAGCAGATTTTGATGGAGATGGAAAACCGGACCTGATCGTTGCGGACCGAACGTCGAATGCCGTAGTCATCTCCGGAAATAACAGTAATGGTGCCGATATCAGCTTTCAGGATCAGCTCACCCTCCATGTTGGCCCTGCCGGAGCCAACGGCCTTTATAAGGTTATTCCAGCGGATATTAACAGCGATGGAAAAATAGATTTCAGCATTGCAAATCTCAACAACAAAAGCACCTATATCTATCTGAATAAATCTACTCCTGGTAATTTTTCCTTTGAGGCAGTGCCACCAATTGCTGGCGTAGTATTGGATGTCGCAGATATCAACCAGGATGGCAGATTGGATTTACTGCAATCCGTTAATGGTACCGGCGTCATCAGATCCAATAAAAGTGAAGCAGATACATTCGCCTTTGAAGAAAACACCCACTTAGTCGATAAGTATTTTAGTACAGCAACACCTAATGCCATCACCATTCCATTATCTGGCAGGGCAGTACCTACTGTCATCTTCTATGACGCTAATACCGGAGAGGCTAATATGTATAGAAACAATAGTCTGCCTGATAGCCTTGGCTTCCAGTTCATTTACTTCTCCGGTAATAATATTACCGGAGATCCAATAGCAGGAGATGGTAATAAAGATGGGTTTTTCGATCTGGGTGTCCACTCCAAATATAGTGTAAACGTATCTTATTCAACAGGTAGGTTCGGTCAACCGGCGGAGTTGAACTGGCTTTTTGGTACAAGCATAAATGATGCATACCAGGTATCGCTGCAGGATATGGACGGTGATGGAAAAGCGGACATCATTCATGGCCGGAAGGGCACCAACAAAATTTACCTCTATCACAATACATTTGAGGAAGGTACTACCACTCCCGCCTTCTCAGACGCAACTGCACTGGATATTAATTCATCAGGGCCGTATTTCACATTGGCAGACCTGAATGGTGATGGCCGAAAAGACATGATCATACTCGATACAGTCAGGAATACACTGATATTATATCAGAACAATGCCAGCAGAAGACCCTACATCATTGACTTTTCTCCAACAGTTGGAAAAACCGGAGATACGATACGTATGCGTGGAGTCAACTTTGGCGGGACTACCCGGGTTATGCTGGGTAACCGGCAGGCACCATATTTTAAAGTTGAAAATGATGGTGCTATCCGCTTTAGTATTGGCGATGAATTTAACGGTGAAATAAGCGTAACCAATCCATCCGGCAGCGACACGATCCGTAATTTTGAATTTGCCAGGGTGCCGCGGATCTCCAGTCTTTCTCCCTCCTCCGGACCGGTAGGCACGGAAGTAACTATCAAAGGTAGTAACTTCAGCCCTATTGCCACAGAGAATAACGTCAACTTTGGTGGTGTGGCAGCAACAGTTATCAGCGCAACCGACTCCAGTATAAAGGTAAAGGTACCAGCTTACACCAGTACTGCTTCTATCATCGTTACGACAAATGGAAGAATGGGGGAATATACCGACTTATTCAAAGTAACTTTTTCAGGACCCCGGAATGGATTCTCAATAGCTACTTTTGATCTGAATCTTCGATTGAATGGTCGGGGCAATGGTACATTAATGGATATGGATAACGATGGGAAACAAGACATCATCACGCATGATAACGATAATCTTATCCTTCATCATAACAACAGTACCCCGGGAAAAATGCTTTTCGATGCACCGTTTTTCATTTCAATAAGAGGAGATGGTAGTCTGAATCCTGTACGCGATACATTTGTGCCGGGCATTACCTTTAACCCTCCCCTGCCTTTATCCAATCCAGCTGTAATGGACCTGAATAACGACGGGAAAGCTGATATCGTGATCTTTAATCCGGACGATAATATGCTGTATGTGTACCTGAACAACAGTACCCATCATAATTTCAGTTTTAAAACGCCTTACAAAGTGTCCTCTCCGGAAGCCTACTCTTTATCTATACACGACTTTGACGGAGATGGAAAACCTGATATTATCCATGCGTTAAATACGGGCTTCAGGGTATTCAGAAATATATCCAAAGATTCCTTTTCTTTGGCTCCCGGACAAGCGATGGTAAGCTTTCGTGATGCCAACAGTAAAAACCTCGCTTGGGGTGATATTAATCTCGACGGAAAGCTGGATGCGATGGATGGGGAAATTGCTTACTATAACAGGAGTGTCCCTGGGAAGCTGGAAATCTGGGGGCCCGGTATAACTGGTTTTAAGCGTGCAGTAACGGCACTGTACGACCTGAATAATGACGGCGCGCCGGATCGTGTGGTGGTAGAAGGAGATAATGGAGGCAGGATATATGAGGAACTAAGTCTTTATAAGAATGACATACCGGCTGGCATAAATGATGACCACACAACTATCTTTACCTATCAAAATGGTACGCCTGTCTATCACTGGGCTAACCAGCTGGCAGCCGGTGATTTCGACGGCAATGGCATGACGGATTTTATATTAAATCATACTTACTATGATGGCTATAATGAGTTACTGGAAAATGCCAGCACTGCAGACACTTTAAAGCTACTGAAACCCGTGCCGGTAAAAGTAGGCCCGGATGGTGCTGGTTCGGCTGCAGTGGGGGATCTGGATGGTGATTCCAAACCCGATCTCGTAATTTTTGGGAATAGCGATTGTGGTTCCTGGGTATGCAGAAACAGATATGATGAAGTGATAAACATAAAAGTATGTAGCAACTCAGACACCAGCATCACCAGTCTGGCAACTGGTAGTAATTACCAATGGCAGATACGCAAAACAACCGGCGATTTTATAAATCTGGTGGCTGATACCGTTTATGCAGATGTGCTTAAGCAAAAACTTATCATCAAAAAAACACCGGAAAATTTAACCGGCTATACTTATCGTTGCCTCGTGGATGGGAAAACCCAGGAAATGTTTGGATTGGAAGTAACGCCTAATACACATCCATCATTGTCCCTACAGAATATTATGGGTGAAAGTTTTTGTCCGGGGCAAGCCATTACATTGAATGCCACCGCAACAAATGCAGGCACCACTCCTGTTTTCCAATGGTTTATAGATGACAGTATTCGCTTTGATTCCACCGGGCCATTGTTCCGTTGTGATACCTTCACCCGCGCGCACAGCGTACATGTAAGACTGATCAGTAAGGGTGTTTGTCCTGATAAAGCATTTCTGGAAAGTCAGAAAGAAAAATTTTCACCTCATAGTAATGCTTTTATGAAAGCGACTTTAGAGGCAAATTCAACAGTTGTCTGTAAAAGCAATGATACCGACCGTTTTGTCTTTGATGCCAGTATAAATATTATGGGTGCCGGAGATGGGCCGGTATATAAATGGTATTATAACGGTTCCTTCTTGCCCGGTGAAGTAACAAGTACACTCACTAAAACAGGCGTGCAGCAAGGTGACAGTATCCATTTTATCGTAACACCAACCAGTGGGGTCTGTATCGCTGGTAAAGAATTCAGGAGTAATACCGTGAAAATAACTCCTGGCAGTCAGCTGGCTGCCAACGCTAAACTGAGTTATTCTCCGCCATTAATATCCTGCATCGCTACGTTAAAGCCGGTTTTATTTACTTCTAAGACGGTAGAGAAAGGCAGCACTGTATCTTTCTATTCAAGTAATGGTCAGGGAGCATTCTGGCTAATGATATCAAAGCCATTTTATGCAGACAGCCTGCTTTTTTATCCTGGTGTTCCGGAAAAAGATGTTACCCTACAGTATTTCTGTAAAGTAACTCCGCCAACAGGCAGCTGTCAGCAACCATTTATAACGGATACGCTGAACATCACCCACCTTAAACCAGTTAAGCTGGAGGTGAAGACAGATGGAGATGACCTGGTGGCATTGAATGCCTGGCCAGGATCAACGTACCTGTGGAAAGATGCCACAATAGACACTACCAGTAATCCTGCTATAAATACGGGATTACTGAACCGATTTACGCCTTCAACGAGTGGCATTTATTATGTAATTGCGGTAAATGGAGCGTGTGCGACCCAATCGGATTATACGACCTTCGTTAAACCAGCACCCCGTGTAGAAATCCCCATACTCAAACCCAATCCGGTACAAAATAGTCTTGTAATAGGAAATATTAGTCCGGCGGATAACTGGGCTACACTGGAGATATTGGATAGCTATGGTAATGTGCAAATGCCGGCAGTAACTGTATCGGGTATGACCAGCGTGACGATTGATGTATCCAAACTAAATGACGGTATGTATTATGCTGTATTGAAAAATAGTAGCGGCAAAAATCAAACAATCAGGTTTATTAAAATGAAATAA
- a CDS encoding winged helix-turn-helix transcriptional regulator gives MKKKDRIVEMAACSYNRLAIMDAVAMLSGKWKIPVLGVLMQHGSLCFLDIVRHVPGISAKTLTKELREMASNQLVTRTVLNTRPVTVEYTLTEYGRTLDKAVFELLTWGLAHRKRLIGKDTLGEKSVHNYIAEMQQDWPVNRAG, from the coding sequence ATGAAGAAGAAAGACCGTATTGTAGAGATGGCAGCATGTTCCTATAACCGGCTGGCCATTATGGATGCTGTAGCTATGCTGTCGGGTAAATGGAAAATTCCGGTTTTAGGCGTGTTGATGCAGCATGGCAGCCTTTGTTTCCTGGATATTGTCAGGCATGTCCCTGGCATATCCGCCAAGACGCTGACAAAAGAATTACGCGAAATGGCATCCAATCAACTGGTAACCCGAACGGTATTGAACACGCGTCCTGTTACTGTGGAATATACCTTAACAGAATACGGCAGAACGTTGGATAAAGCCGTTTTCGAGCTCCTGACATGGGGGCTGGCACACAGAAAGAGATTGATTGGAAAGGATACATTGGGGGAGAAAAGCGTACATAATTATATTGCGGAAATGCAGCAGGACTGGCCGGTTAATCGTGCCGGGTGA
- a CDS encoding quinone oxidoreductase family protein, whose product MQAFGGPEELRVTTIEPITAGAGQVLIAVEACGVGLVDVLLRKGLDPSRSPIGFVPGLEVAGRVIDGSPEWIGKRVFAKVAEGGYATQLVADVTNIAEIPDALSSTAAVALGINALVAHFSLLQGRCGKSEQVLVRGAGGGIGTMTVQLAKLNGAQVTASTTSPEKRSMLSALGIQQFDNGQQEYDVIMDTVAGNNLASFFSRLKSGGRYVLNGIADGFPPPDFAMPMVTSLQKSLSISFLSLNAVADNQLMDAMTNIFTLAVQGKISAVIDTVYPLDEAVSAHKRLESGKVFGKIVLQV is encoded by the coding sequence ATGCAAGCTTTTGGAGGACCGGAAGAGTTGCGTGTAACAACCATTGAGCCCATTACAGCAGGTGCAGGACAGGTACTTATAGCAGTAGAGGCCTGTGGTGTTGGATTAGTAGATGTATTGCTCAGAAAGGGATTAGACCCCAGCCGCTCCCCTATAGGATTCGTGCCAGGGCTGGAGGTGGCCGGGAGGGTTATAGACGGGTCTCCGGAATGGATCGGGAAACGGGTATTTGCCAAAGTCGCGGAGGGAGGTTATGCTACGCAGCTTGTTGCCGATGTTACCAACATAGCCGAAATCCCTGATGCCTTATCTTCAACGGCTGCCGTTGCATTGGGCATTAATGCACTGGTAGCACATTTCTCTTTATTACAAGGGCGCTGCGGAAAATCGGAGCAGGTATTGGTGAGAGGCGCCGGTGGCGGAATAGGTACCATGACGGTGCAGTTGGCAAAGCTGAACGGTGCGCAGGTAACGGCATCCACCACCTCGCCTGAAAAGCGTTCCATGCTATCAGCATTAGGTATACAGCAATTTGACAATGGGCAGCAGGAATATGATGTGATCATGGATACTGTTGCAGGAAATAACCTGGCCTCTTTCTTTAGCCGGTTGAAATCAGGCGGCCGTTACGTACTGAATGGCATAGCCGACGGCTTTCCTCCCCCCGATTTTGCCATGCCAATGGTGACATCGCTCCAAAAATCCCTTTCAATATCCTTCCTGAGTCTTAATGCTGTTGCTGATAACCAGTTGATGGATGCTATGACCAATATATTTACGCTGGCAGTACAGGGTAAGATCAGTGCCGTCATTGACACGGTTTACCCGCTGGATGAAGCGGTAAGCGCACATAAAAGATTGGAATCCGGTAAAGTGTTTGGAAAAATCGTACTACAGGTTTAA
- a CDS encoding VOC family protein, which translates to MKQRIAHIALVVKDYDEAIRFYTEKLKFRLIEDTHLSEDKRWVIVAPQGANECSILLAKAADDQQTAAIGNQTGGRVFLFLFTDDCRRDYNNMLAENVRFIREPKEEAYGLVAVFEDLYGNLWDLLQPNENNKGALQGER; encoded by the coding sequence ATGAAGCAACGCATCGCCCATATCGCTTTAGTCGTAAAAGACTATGATGAAGCTATCCGGTTCTACACGGAAAAACTCAAATTCAGGTTGATAGAAGATACGCACCTGTCGGAAGACAAAAGATGGGTCATCGTAGCGCCGCAGGGAGCAAATGAATGCAGTATCCTGTTGGCAAAAGCGGCCGACGATCAGCAGACTGCCGCTATCGGCAATCAAACCGGCGGCAGGGTTTTCCTGTTTCTGTTTACCGATGATTGCCGGAGAGATTATAACAACATGCTGGCTGAAAACGTGCGCTTCATCCGGGAGCCTAAAGAAGAAGCATATGGACTGGTAGCCGTATTTGAAGACCTTTACGGCAATCTATGGGATTTATTACAACCCAACGAAAATAATAAAGGCGCTCTCCAGGGAGAGCGCTGA
- a CDS encoding lipase family protein, which translates to METQVKPLSISLSEAVKYAKHVNLADIIYKQAVAQEDKATQQNPSLQAYAAICNDSTYQLLVDKDFLTNYKVLYNVQMKEKRQGVQKIHPVYFGFIAQHNVTKEYVIAIRGTESSFESHADKYFVPTSFREFSSSPSVPSGFYDLYESGQIILPGGTVHQITPIPITTVAANPAAIMKDAPHVRSVLTGHSLGAALITYYAAAVSVGQGKDLHLCVYTYASPLTGDSTFTGTFNQNIPQSYRVYNKPDVVPDLPQWFENGKNIYTQVAGGFQVDSSTNKNVSTAFGCAHQLPVYQYLLEVLNGNDNPNIINAGGGQCRAKKS; encoded by the coding sequence ATGGAAACGCAAGTAAAACCTCTATCCATTTCCCTGTCTGAGGCTGTCAAGTACGCCAAACATGTCAATCTCGCTGACATTATTTACAAACAGGCAGTAGCGCAGGAAGACAAGGCAACACAACAAAACCCTTCCCTACAGGCGTATGCCGCTATCTGCAACGACAGCACCTACCAATTGCTGGTAGACAAGGACTTTTTGACAAATTACAAGGTATTGTATAATGTACAGATGAAAGAGAAGAGACAGGGGGTACAAAAGATACACCCGGTCTATTTCGGTTTTATAGCACAGCATAACGTCACCAAGGAATATGTGATCGCCATCCGGGGCACAGAAAGCTCTTTTGAATCCCATGCAGATAAGTATTTCGTTCCTACCTCTTTTCGGGAGTTTAGCAGCAGCCCATCTGTACCATCCGGCTTTTACGACCTTTATGAATCAGGCCAGATCATATTACCAGGTGGTACTGTCCATCAGATTACTCCCATCCCGATAACAACTGTGGCAGCCAATCCGGCAGCGATTATGAAAGATGCGCCCCATGTACGATCCGTACTTACTGGTCACAGCCTGGGCGCCGCGCTGATTACCTATTATGCTGCCGCTGTTTCTGTCGGACAAGGTAAAGATCTACACCTTTGCGTATATACTTACGCGTCACCCCTGACAGGCGATAGTACCTTTACCGGTACGTTCAACCAGAACATTCCCCAAAGCTACCGGGTATATAACAAGCCGGATGTTGTTCCTGACCTTCCACAGTGGTTCGAAAACGGCAAAAACATCTATACTCAGGTTGCCGGGGGCTTTCAGGTTGATTCATCCACTAACAAGAACGTAAGTACCGCCTTCGGATGTGCACACCAGCTACCCGTTTACCAGTATCTGCTTGAGGTACTCAATGGCAACGACAACCCCAATATCATCAACGCCGGTGGTGGTCAATGCAGGGCCAAAAAAAGCTAA